A single region of the Chrysoperla carnea chromosome 5, inChrCarn1.1, whole genome shotgun sequence genome encodes:
- the LOC123300684 gene encoding palmitoleoyl-protein carboxylesterase NOTUM yields the protein MVNVPNVPPVPNKSVSTPPIHTNTIQRLIKILENKSVSDESRGLKRVYLSDRHITCNDGSRAGFYLRKYHGSKKWIIFLEGGWYCYDHKSCRNRWMRLRHLMTSTQWPESRDIGGLLSSNPEENPYWWNANHVFIPYCTSDAWSGTQAVAEDKFNFMGAKILEQTIRDLLPLGLQNATQMLLGGSSAGGTGAMVNLDTVRDLLHHTLNLKHIEVRGVIDSGWFLDRAPYAPGLATVEAIRKGMKLWMGKVPKKCQNIYKDEPWRCYFGYRLYPTLKSPLFVFQWLFDEAQMSADNVGAPVTKQQWDYIHKMGDSLRHSFENVTALFAPSCISHSVLTKRDWLNVKVDDISVAEALHCWERHLDSINNNTSVKNSIQHDEDLTMNKIAVDLDTNEPTNFPSIVSIRHRIIPTLSTIRDSMLKNNMDAAGEKPVPKRRRRKKHRNKNNRRNHQNKKRKGRKQRAEKEKKMNQLSPEETNLARRPERSLLKAKKRSKPSSSHHQSILQQCKMRVMERCSWPQCNHSCPKLHNPYTGEELDFIELLKSFGLDMDSVALALGIDVNTLNNMDHSELLNLLTQSAS from the exons ATGGTGAATGTTCCAAATGTACCACCAGTACCAAATAAATCTGTATCAACACCACCAATACACACAAATACAATACAacgtttaatcaaaatattagaaaataaaagtgTATCAGATGAATCACGTGGATTAAAGCGTGTATATTTATCAGATCGACATATTACTTGTAATGATGGTTCACGAGCTgg GTTTTATTTGCGAAAATATCATGGAAGTAAAAAAtggattatatttttggaaGGTGGATGGTATTGTTATGATCATAAAAGTTGTCGAAATCGATGGATGCGATTAAGGCATTTGATGACTTCGACTCAATGGCCAGAGAGCCGTGATA TTGGTGGATTGTTATCGTCAAATCCAGAAGAGAATCCCTATTGGTGGAATGCAAATCATGTATTTATTCCGTATTGCACAAGTGATGCATGGAGTGGTACACAGGCTGTTGCCGaagataaattcaattttatgggTGCAAAAATTCTGGAACAAACTATACGTGATTTGTTACCATTAGGCCTACAAAATGCTACACAAATGTTATTGGGAGGTAGTAGTGCGGGTGGAACGGGAGCCATGGTAAATTTAGACACGGTTCGAGATTTACTACATCATACATTGAATTTGAAGCATATTGAGGTACGTGGTGTGATCGATTCTGGTTGGTTTTTGGATCGAGCACCCTACGCTCCTGGTTTAGCAACTGTTGAAGCAATTCGTAAAGGAATGAAATTATGGATGGGAAAAGTTCCAAAAAAAtgccaaaatatttataaggatGAACCCTGGAGATGTTATTTTGGATATAGATTGTATCCTACACTAAAAT cGCCATTATTTGTGTTTCAATGGCTTTTCGATGAAGCACAAATGTCTGCTGATAATGTGGGCGCACCAGTTACCAAACAACAATGGGATTACATACATAAAATGGGTGATTCCCTACGGCATAGCTTTGAAAATGTGACAGCATTATTTGCACCTTCATGTATATCACATTCGGTTTTAACAAAACGTGATTGGTTAAATGTAAAAGTGGATGATATTTCAGTGGCTGAAGCATTACATTGTTGGGAACGACATTTagattcaattaataataatacatcagtaaaaaatagtatacaacATGACGAGGATTTAACAATGAATAAAATTGCTGTTGATTTGGATACAAATGAACCAACAAATTTTCCTTCAATAGTATCGATACGTCATCGGATCATACCAACACTATCAACTATACGTGattcaatgttaaaaaataatatggatGCAGCTGGTGAGAAACCAGTTCCTAAACGTAGACGACGAAAAAAGCATAGGAATAAAAATAATCGTagaaatcatcaaaataaaaaacgtaaag GCAGAAAACAACGcgctgaaaaagaaaaaaagatgaaCCAATTATCACCGGAGGAAACAAACTTAGCCAGACGACCAGAACGATCattattaaaagcaaaaaaacgTTCGAAACCATCATCATCACATCATCAATCCATTTTGCAACAATGTAAAATGCGTGTTATGGAACGTTGTTCATGGCCACAATGTAATCATTCTTGTCCAAAATTACATAATCCATATACGGGCGAAGAATtagattttattgaattattaaaatcattcgGTTTAGATATGGATAGTGTAGCGTTAGCTTTAGGAATTGATGTAAATACGTTAAATAATATGGACCATTcggaattattaaatttattaacgcAATCTGCGAGTTag
- the LOC123299677 gene encoding PI-PLC X domain-containing protein 1 isoform X1, which produces MAFKYDGNISKTLLSATASNSDETPAEFIGKATDARHHHSHTNTSILGNVFFVAIQLLFYLEIGDASAPVPYRKLGGISLECGGVFLTVSSLWRTPSNGRGIRDSELEMNWEMACDETPEWGVPNWVGLFAKDPTLNVNQTPIIRIEIKDHPWGFFKTNVTYSKQYFPNGWSKGTAITTGDDVDDYVPPNVSDVSTGPHCMPHWIASFKDNTLIKANCLKIQPTWMQDHRSQLGWLPLKSLFIPGTHNSGCFYKGSQLNRRDTFQRYILTQDRDIWSQLVHGIRYLDFRVGYYSSSSSSTNDSTNNSADSSIYSSYKLVLNNMYKYIKKMYSHVLNLFVSGKSTKYEELWINHDLVRVTPLLPLIRDIRRFLEISKEEIVILDFHRFPVGFQGRPQRHQILLDMIQKELGHLIIPPIKSGPLGPKLNDIWATGQQLIICYGDNDIVQENSWLWSPLHQFWGNQQTPMGLKTYLQNVMINPPRNEKNPMWAAMAQLTPTTIDVMFKPSGSLRHMADSINRNLTTWVRTKWWRLANIVATDFFLGNNIIDLAINSNVYKVKFP; this is translated from the exons atggcTTTTAAGTATGATgggaatatttcaaaaactttattaagtgCAACAGCTAGTAATAGCGACGAAACACCAGCGGAGTTTATTGGAAAAGCTACTGATGCAAGACATCATCATTCACATACAAATACATCAATTTTAGGAAATGTGTTCTTTGTTGCAATACAATTGTTGTTTTATTTGGAAATAGGTGATGCAAGTGCCCCTGTTCCCTATCGAAAattag GTGGAATTTCATTAGAATGCGGCGGTGTATTTTTAACTGTATCCTCATTATGGCGAACACCATCCAACGGACGTGGTATTCGTGATAGTGAATTAGAGATGAATTGGGAAATGGCATGTGATGAAACACCTGAATGGGGTGTACCCAATTGGGTAGGATTATTCGCTAAAGATCCCACACTT aatgtaAATCAAACACCCATAATACGAATAGAAATCAAAGATCATCCATGGGGTTTCTTTAAAACGAATGTTACTTATAGTaaacaatattttccaaatGGATGGAGTAAAGGAACAGCCATTACTACAGGCGATGATGTTGATGACTATGTACCGCCAAATGTTTCAGATGTAAGCACGGGGCCTCATTGTATGCCACATTGGATTGCGTCATTCAAAGATAATACGTTAATTAAAGCAAATTGTTTGAAGATTCAACCAACATGGATGCAAGATCATAg atcacAATTAGGATGGTTaccattaaaatcattatttataccTGGTACCCATAATTCTGGTTGTTTTTATAAAGGTTCACAATTAAATCGTCGTGATACATTCCAACGATACATATTAACACAAGATCGTGATATATGGAGTCAACTAGTACATGGTATACGTTATTTAGATTTTCGTGTTGGTTATTATTCGAGTTCATCCAGCTCAACAAATGATTCTACAAATAATTCCGCTGACAGCAGTATCTATTCCTCATACAAGTTAgtgttaaataatatgtataaatatattaagaagATGTATTCGCATGTGCTCAATCTTTTTGTATCGGgtaaatcaacaaaatatgaGGA attatgGATAAATCATGATTTAGTTCGTGTTACACCATTACTTCCATTAATCCGTGATATTCgtcgatttttagaaatttcaaaagaggaaattgttattttagatTTTCATCGTTTCCCAGTTGGTTTTCAGGGTAGACCTCAACGACATCAGATATTATTAGATATGATTCAAAAAGAATTAGGACATTTAATTATACCACCAATTAAAAGTGGGCCATTAGGTcctaaattaaatgatatttggGCTACTGGTCAACAATTAATCATATGCTATGGCGATAATGATATAGttcaag aaaattcatGGTTATGGAGTCCTTTACATCAATTTTGGGGTAATCAGCAAACACCAATGGGCTTAAAAACATACTTACAAAATGTAATGATAAATCCACCACGTAACGAGAAAAATCCAATGTGGGCTGCTATGGCACAATTAACACCAACAACCATTGATGTAATGTTTAAGCCGTCGGGAAGTTTACGTCATATGGCCGATTCGATAAATCGTAATTTAACAACATGGGTTCGGACTAAATGGTGGCGATTGGCTAATATTGTTGCAACAGATTTCTTTTTAGGAAATAATATTATCGATTTAGCAATTAACTCAAatgtatataaagtaaaatttccttaa
- the LOC123299677 gene encoding PI-PLC X domain-containing protein 1 isoform X2, with protein MAFKYDGNISKTLLSATASNSDETPAEFIGKATDARHHHSHTNTSILGNVFFVAIQLLFYLEIGDASAPVPYRKLGGISLECGGVFLTVSSLWRTPSNGRGIRDSELEMNWEMACDETPEWGVPNWVGLFAKDPTLNVNQTPIIRIEIKDHPWGFFKTNVTYSKQYFPNGWSKGTAITTGDDVDDYVPPNVSDVSTGPHCMPHWIASFKDNTLIKANCLKIQPTWMQDHRSQLGWLPLKSLFIPGTHNSGCFYKGSQLNRRDTFQRYILTQDRDIWSQLVHGIRYLDFRVGYYSSSSSSTNDSTNNSADSSIYSSYKLWINHDLVRVTPLLPLIRDIRRFLEISKEEIVILDFHRFPVGFQGRPQRHQILLDMIQKELGHLIIPPIKSGPLGPKLNDIWATGQQLIICYGDNDIVQENSWLWSPLHQFWGNQQTPMGLKTYLQNVMINPPRNEKNPMWAAMAQLTPTTIDVMFKPSGSLRHMADSINRNLTTWVRTKWWRLANIVATDFFLGNNIIDLAINSNVYKVKFP; from the exons atggcTTTTAAGTATGATgggaatatttcaaaaactttattaagtgCAACAGCTAGTAATAGCGACGAAACACCAGCGGAGTTTATTGGAAAAGCTACTGATGCAAGACATCATCATTCACATACAAATACATCAATTTTAGGAAATGTGTTCTTTGTTGCAATACAATTGTTGTTTTATTTGGAAATAGGTGATGCAAGTGCCCCTGTTCCCTATCGAAAattag GTGGAATTTCATTAGAATGCGGCGGTGTATTTTTAACTGTATCCTCATTATGGCGAACACCATCCAACGGACGTGGTATTCGTGATAGTGAATTAGAGATGAATTGGGAAATGGCATGTGATGAAACACCTGAATGGGGTGTACCCAATTGGGTAGGATTATTCGCTAAAGATCCCACACTT aatgtaAATCAAACACCCATAATACGAATAGAAATCAAAGATCATCCATGGGGTTTCTTTAAAACGAATGTTACTTATAGTaaacaatattttccaaatGGATGGAGTAAAGGAACAGCCATTACTACAGGCGATGATGTTGATGACTATGTACCGCCAAATGTTTCAGATGTAAGCACGGGGCCTCATTGTATGCCACATTGGATTGCGTCATTCAAAGATAATACGTTAATTAAAGCAAATTGTTTGAAGATTCAACCAACATGGATGCAAGATCATAg atcacAATTAGGATGGTTaccattaaaatcattatttataccTGGTACCCATAATTCTGGTTGTTTTTATAAAGGTTCACAATTAAATCGTCGTGATACATTCCAACGATACATATTAACACAAGATCGTGATATATGGAGTCAACTAGTACATGGTATACGTTATTTAGATTTTCGTGTTGGTTATTATTCGAGTTCATCCAGCTCAACAAATGATTCTACAAATAATTCCGCTGACAGCAGTATCTATTCCTCATACAA attatgGATAAATCATGATTTAGTTCGTGTTACACCATTACTTCCATTAATCCGTGATATTCgtcgatttttagaaatttcaaaagaggaaattgttattttagatTTTCATCGTTTCCCAGTTGGTTTTCAGGGTAGACCTCAACGACATCAGATATTATTAGATATGATTCAAAAAGAATTAGGACATTTAATTATACCACCAATTAAAAGTGGGCCATTAGGTcctaaattaaatgatatttggGCTACTGGTCAACAATTAATCATATGCTATGGCGATAATGATATAGttcaag aaaattcatGGTTATGGAGTCCTTTACATCAATTTTGGGGTAATCAGCAAACACCAATGGGCTTAAAAACATACTTACAAAATGTAATGATAAATCCACCACGTAACGAGAAAAATCCAATGTGGGCTGCTATGGCACAATTAACACCAACAACCATTGATGTAATGTTTAAGCCGTCGGGAAGTTTACGTCATATGGCCGATTCGATAAATCGTAATTTAACAACATGGGTTCGGACTAAATGGTGGCGATTGGCTAATATTGTTGCAACAGATTTCTTTTTAGGAAATAATATTATCGATTTAGCAATTAACTCAAatgtatataaagtaaaatttccttaa